A window from Drosophila yakuba strain Tai18E2 chromosome 3L, Prin_Dyak_Tai18E2_2.1, whole genome shotgun sequence encodes these proteins:
- the LOC6532246 gene encoding SEC14-like protein 2, whose translation MSAPLPEISEEQRAILEKFRKQMDDALVGTHDDYFLVRWLRARKWNLEAAEKMLRASLKTRAMWNVDNIEKWDPPKALQEYLPYGLMGYDNEGSPVLVCPFANFDMWGMMHCVTRFEFQKYLVLLLERFMKIAYDQSQKHGWRARQLVVFFDMQDVNLKQYAWRPAAECVISTVKQYEANFPELLKMCYIINAPKLFSVAFNIVKKFLDENTTSKIVIYKSGVDRWQEQLFSHVNRKAFPKAWGGEMVDRNGDPQCKALMIWGGKLPEELYIDQSSQQSDRDFVEAQVPKGDKLKLHFKVNVEETKILSWEFRTFDYDIKFGIYSVDDKTGEKRSEVPLGTVYSNEMDEIGYISTRPNTTYTVVFDNSASYLRSKKLRYWVDLISEEEEGIAELTNQMDNTQIANQQ comes from the exons atgTCTGCTCCACTGCCCGAAATCAGCGAAGAACAACGCGCCATATTGGAGAAG TTTCGCAAGCAGATGGATGATGCTTTGGTGGGAACCCACGACGATTACTTCTTGGTGCGCTGGCTGCGAG CTCGCAAATGGAATCTGGAAGCCGCGGAGAAGATGCTTCGAGCT AGCTTGAAAACCCGCGCCATGTGGAATGTGGACAACATCGAGAAGTGGGATCCACCGAAGGCACTGCAGGAGTACCTGCCCTACGGCCTCATGGGCTACGACAACGAAGGATCCCCGG tGCTGGTCTGCCCCTTCGCCAACTTCGACATGTGGGGCATGATGCACTGCGTCACGCGCTTCGAGTTCCAAAAGTAcctggtgctgctgctcgaGCGCTTCATGAAGATCGCCTACGACCAGAGCCAGAAGCACGGCTGGCGGGCCCGCCAGCTGGTCGTGTTCTTTGACATGCAGGACGTGAACCTGAAGCAGTACGCCTGGCGACCGGCAGCCGAATGTGTGATCTCAACGGTGAAGCAATACGAGGCCAACTTCCCGGAGCTGCTCAAGATGTGCTACATAATCAACGCGCCCAAGCTCTTCTCGGTGGCGTTCAACATTGTGAAGAAGTTCCTGGACGAGAACACCACCAGCAAGATCGTGATCTACAAGTCCGGAGTGGACCGCTGGCAGGAGCAGCTCTTCTCCCACGTCAACCGAAAGGCATTCCCGAAGGCCTGGGGCGGCGAGATGGTGGACAGGAACGGAGATCCCCAGTGCAAGGCACTGATGATCTGGGGTGGCAAGCTGCCGGAGGAGCTGTACATTGACCAGAGCAGCCAGCAGAGCGACCGAGACTTTGTGGAGGCCCAGGTGCCAAAGGGCGACAAGTTGAAGCTGCACTTCAAGGTCAACGTGGAGGAGACGAAGATCCTCTCGTGGGAGTTCCGCACCTTTGACTACGACATCAAATTCGGCATCTACAGCGTGGACGACAAGACGGGCGAGAAGCGCAGCGAAGTGCCCCTGGGCACAGTGTACTCCAACGAGATGGACGAGATTGGCTACATCTCCACGCGACCCAACACCACTT ACACCGTGGTTTTCGACAACTCCGCCAGCTACCTGCGCAGCAAGAAGCTCCGCTACTGGGTAGACCTCATctccgaggaggaggagggcaTAGCCGAGCTGACCAACCAGATGGACAACACTCAGATTGCGAATCAGCAGTGA
- the LOC6532247 gene encoding rhythmically expressed gene 2 protein: MRSLSRFRLITFDVTNTLLQFRTTPGKQYGEIGALFGARCDNNELAKNFKANWYKMNRDYPNFGRDTKPQMEWQQWWRKLIAGTFSESGAAIPDEKLHNFSNHLIELYKTSICWQPCNGSVELLQHIRKDLKPEKCKLGVIANFDPRLTTLLQNTKLDQYLDFAVNSYEVQAEKPDPQIFHKAMEKSGLDNLRPEECLHIGDGPTTDYLAAKELGWHSALVHEKSYAYLVKKYGEDIDRDHVFPSLYDFHKKISDGVVVW, encoded by the exons ATGCGCAGCCTCAGCCGCTTTCGCCTCATAACCTTCGATGTGACCAACACCCTGCTCCAGTTCCGCACCACTCCCGGCAAGCAGTACGGCGAGATTGGCGCCCTGTTCGGCGCCCGATGCGACAACAACGAGCTGGCCAAGAACTTCAAGGCCAACTG GTACAAGATGAACCGCGATTATCCCAACTTTGGACGCGACACGAAGCCCCAGATGGAGTGGCAGCAATGGTGGCGTAAGCTGATAGCAG GAACTTTTTCGGAGAGCGGAGCGGCCATTCCCGACGAGAAGCTGCACAACTTCTCCAACCACCTAATCGAGCTCTACAAAACCTCCATTTGCTGGCAGCCGTGCAACGGCAGCGTGGAGCTCCTCCAGCACATACGCAAGGACTTGAAGCCGGAGAAGTGCAAGCTGGGCGTGATTGCCAACTTTGATCCTCGGCTGACGACCCTGCTGCAGAACACCAAGCTGGATCAGTACCTGGACTTCGCGGTCAACTCGTACGAGGTGCAGGCCGAGAAGCCCGACCCCCAAATCTTTCACAAGGCGATGGAGAAGTCGGGTTTGGATAACCTCAGGCCGGAGGAGTGCCTGCACATTGGCGATGGACCAACCACCGACTATCTGGCCGCCAAGGAACTGGGCTGGCACTCGGCGCTGGTGCACGAGAAGAGCTACGCATATCTGGTCAAGAAATACGGCGAGGACATCGACCGAGATCACGTCTTTCCCAGTCTCTACGACTTTCACAAAAAGATCTCAGACGGCGTCGTCGTTTGGTGA